Proteins co-encoded in one Capsicum annuum cultivar UCD-10X-F1 chromosome 9, UCD10Xv1.1, whole genome shotgun sequence genomic window:
- the LOC107841564 gene encoding wall-associated receptor kinase-like 20, translating to MEEQTLLIITFFIMINYTLSYNLATTRKLICDSCGKNPVPYPLSTGPNCGDPSYKVRCNAGTLWFDTMNNSSYVITSITPQIQRLVVKPPAPYHNTCVSSDFRYEGIQLDPNLPFNITASNTILLLNCTNYMLHLQVPINCSSSCVCHPYAEKEPEWAACRKQSLCCIFRTGGSQNEYMIRVHSQGCMAYQSFVGLDTSLPIEKWPQPGLELMWQIPDPPTCKKEVDCDLLQFSRCLADPKNVGKKRCFCKSGHYWDAQGYCQKCRHGTACKIRRNKTPLIAGSFIIFLSLTLSVFLMVLGGFLVHRRYLIKRRTIKLLIKEREEILSANTSGKSAKVFSGKEIKKSTNNFAKENLLGSGGFGEVFKGILDDGTIVAVKRAKPGNAKGTLQVLNEVRILCQVNHRGLVRLLGCCVEVELPLLIYEYVPNGTLFEHLHGFRLREWTPLSWLRRLVIAQQTADGLAYLHSSAIPPIYHRDVKSSNILLDNKLDAKVSDFGLSRLVELSESENTHINTSAQGTLGYLDPEYYLNLQLTDRSDVYSFGVVLLELLTSKKAIDFNRDEENVNLVVYMKRIMDGEKLMDAIDPFIKEKASKVEIETFKAVGNLASACLDERRQNRPSMKEVADELEYVIDIVAGQATKS from the exons ATGGAGGAACAAACATTACTTATAATCACATTCTTCATCATGATAAATTATACACTCTCATACAACTTGGCAACAACGAGGAAACTTATTTGTGACAGTTGTGGCAAAAACCCCGTGCCATATCCGTTAAGCACGGGGCCTAATTGTGGCGATCCATCGTACAAAGTACGGTGCAATGCAGGTACACTATGGTTCGATACGATGAATAATTCATCGTACGTTATTACATCCATTACCCCTCAAATTCAACGATTAGTCGTTAAACCACCTGCCCCGTACCATAACACATGTGTATCATCCGATTTTCGTTACGAGGGGATCCAACTTGACCCGAATCTCCCATTCAACATCACGGCTAGTAACACGATATTGTTACTAAATTGCACGAACTACATGTTGCACTTGCAAGTACCAATAAATTGTTCGTCGAGTTGTGTGTGTCATCCTTACGCCGAAAAAGAGCCAGAGTGGGCTGCTTGTAGGAAACAGAGTTTGTGTTGTATATTTAGGACAGGAGGGTCACAAAATGAGTATATGATTAGGGTGCATTCACAAGGGTGTATGGCATATCAAAGTTTTGTTGGGTTGGATACTTCTTTGCCAATTGAAAAATGGCCACAACCTGGGCTTGAATTAATGTGGCAAATTCCAGATCCACCTACTTGTAAGAAAGAAGTGGATTGTGATTTGTTGCAGTTTTCCAGGTGTTTGGCTGATCCGAAAAATGTTGGAAAGAAGAGGTGTTTTTGCAAGTCTGGACATTATTGGGATGCACAAGGATATTGTCAAA AGTGTCGACATGGAACAGCTTGCAAAATTCGAAGGAACAAAACGCCTCTTATTGCAGgttcttttattattttcttgtcaCTTACCC TATCGGTGTTTCTCATGGTCTTAGGTGGATTCCTAGTCCACAGACGTTACCTCATTAAAAGAAGAACAATAAAGTTACTtattaaagaaagagaagaaatattaAGTGCAAATACAAGTGGAAAATCAGCCAAAGTTTTCTCAggcaaagaaatcaaaaaatcaaccaacaattttgccaaagaaaatcttttaggTTCGGGTGGATTTGGTGAAGTATTTAAAGGTATTTTAGATGATGGTACTATAGTTGCAGTAAAACGTGCGAAGCCCGGAAATGCAAAGGGCACGTTACAAGTCCTTAATGAAGTTCGAATCTTGTGTCAAGTGAACCATCGTGGTCTAGTGAGATTACTTGGTTGTTGTGTTGAGGTCGAGTTGCCTCTTTTAATTTACGAGTACGTGCCTAATGGGACGCTTTTTGAGCATCTCCACGGTTTCCGTCTCCGCGAGTGGACCCCACTTAGTTGGTTGAGGCGTCTCGTGATCGCTCAGCAGACCGCGGACGGACTCGCATACCTTCACTCGTCAGCCATTCCGCCTATTTACCATCGCGATGTCAAGTCGAGTAACATTTTACTAGACAATAAACTCGATGCTAAGGTTTCTGATTTTGGACTATCGAGATTAGTCGAGCTGAGTGAAAGTGAGAATACTCATATCAACACATCCGCTCAGGGCACGTTAGGGTACCTCGATCCGGAATACTATCTGAACCTTCAATTGACAGACAGAAGCGACGTTTATAGCTTTGGAGTCGTGCTTCTAGAACTCTTAACGTCTAAAAAGGCGATCGATTTCAATCGGGATGAGGAAAATGTGAATTTGGTTGTGTACATGAAGAGGATCATGGATGGTGAAAAATTGATGGATGCAATTGACCCTTTTATTAAAGAAAAGGCAAGTAAAGTGGAAATTGAGACATTTAAGGCTGTAGGGAACTTAGCCTCAGCTTGTTTAGATGAAAGGAGGCAAAATAGGCCATCAATGAAAGAGGTAGCTGATGAACTTGagtatgttattgatattgttgctGGTCAGGCTACAAAAAGTTAG